From the genome of Verrucomicrobiia bacterium, one region includes:
- a CDS encoding SBBP repeat-containing protein, translating into MRTHRPFQGGNGARILNRLALCLGLVGGLVGSTVCPATIAERLARNVNMRPLTFEQNLGQYPGAANFVARGPHYQLTLAPTELTVTVFRSPPPASERNLATRHQASSTPVRFETLAVELLSANPRATIAGEGELAGRANYLVGDDPAQWRTGVPFYERVRVKEVYPGINLVHYGNQNQLEYDFEVQPGADPELIRLAFRGVSELHHDAATGELVFKLGEAELRQPKPVVYQNGPRARTLVSGDYVVETNNIVRFDLGAYDRTQPLIIDPLVSYARTWGGSSDDVFWAVALDSQGNIYVAGETMSLGLASAGAAQTNLAGALFGHGDVLVAKMDNRFQATNYITYIGGAAYEAAFDLAVDAAGNAYVTGYTGSTNFPVVNALQPEIGGRVTPGFATPPLDAFVTKISASGSNLLFSTFLGGRSDDVGLGIALDSATNIYVVGQTLSTNFPTANTTNTSASGFEDAFVVKLAASGTNLLYARYLGGTGHDYARGVAVSSSDDPVVVGYTTSSDFPITTNALQTALNNITNTATAAEDAFICQLEADTGAVQYATYLGGAGNDEAFRLALDSSNRVYVVGQTWSHDFPRTSTNFPSAVLDKNSSLADAFVTRFALGATNWDYSVVFGGAGAEVAWGIAVDAMGRASVAGETSSSDFPTNQTAVVDIDGYKVGGVDAFIAQLNAAGDDFIYSGYIGSLSDDLARGAAVDRAGNVYYCGETAGGGNKNGFIVKVLADELPELSANLSQTNFDLTWSGLFPELRVQTTTDLASSNSWVNLGQTATLTNFQSQISVPATNPAQYFRLRR; encoded by the coding sequence ATGAGAACGCACAGACCTTTTCAAGGTGGGAATGGCGCGCGAATCCTAAACCGCTTGGCGCTTTGCCTCGGCTTGGTGGGTGGGCTTGTTGGCTCAACCGTCTGCCCGGCCACGATCGCGGAACGCCTGGCGCGCAATGTGAATATGCGCCCGTTGACGTTTGAACAAAATCTGGGGCAGTACCCGGGCGCGGCGAACTTCGTGGCGCGCGGGCCGCATTACCAATTGACGCTCGCGCCGACGGAACTAACGGTCACCGTGTTTCGTTCACCGCCGCCGGCCTCGGAGCGAAACCTCGCCACTCGTCACCAGGCGTCTTCAACGCCGGTGCGTTTCGAGACGCTTGCGGTTGAATTGCTCAGCGCCAATCCACGCGCGACCATTGCCGGCGAAGGCGAACTGGCCGGACGCGCGAATTATTTGGTGGGCGACGATCCGGCGCAATGGCGCACGGGCGTACCGTTTTATGAACGCGTCCGGGTGAAGGAGGTTTATCCCGGCATCAACCTCGTTCATTACGGCAATCAAAACCAGTTGGAGTACGATTTTGAAGTGCAGCCCGGTGCGGACCCCGAATTGATCCGTCTGGCCTTTCGCGGGGTCAGCGAACTGCATCATGACGCCGCGACGGGCGAATTGGTTTTCAAGCTGGGCGAGGCGGAATTGCGTCAACCCAAGCCTGTCGTCTATCAAAATGGTCCCCGAGCGCGAACGCTCGTATCGGGCGATTACGTGGTTGAAACCAACAACATCGTTCGGTTTGACCTTGGCGCGTATGATCGCACGCAACCGCTGATCATTGATCCGCTGGTCAGCTACGCCCGCACTTGGGGCGGCTCCAGTGACGATGTCTTTTGGGCGGTCGCCTTGGATTCGCAGGGTAACATCTACGTCGCCGGCGAAACCATGAGTCTGGGGTTGGCCTCCGCCGGCGCGGCGCAAACCAATCTGGCCGGTGCGCTGTTCGGACACGGCGACGTGCTGGTGGCCAAGATGGACAATCGTTTTCAGGCGACGAATTATATCACTTACATCGGTGGGGCCGCGTATGAGGCGGCATTTGATCTCGCGGTGGATGCGGCAGGGAACGCTTACGTGACTGGTTACACGGGTTCGACCAATTTCCCGGTCGTGAACGCGCTGCAACCGGAAATTGGCGGTCGGGTTACGCCAGGTTTTGCCACGCCGCCACTCGATGCGTTTGTCACCAAGATTTCCGCTTCCGGCAGCAACCTGCTTTTCTCCACCTTCCTCGGCGGTCGATCGGATGATGTCGGATTGGGAATCGCGCTGGACAGCGCAACCAATATCTACGTCGTGGGCCAGACGCTCTCGACCAACTTCCCCACGGCGAACACGACGAACACCTCGGCGAGCGGTTTCGAGGATGCCTTCGTTGTCAAACTGGCGGCGAGCGGCACCAACTTGCTTTACGCGCGTTACCTCGGCGGCACCGGACATGATTACGCCCGCGGCGTTGCCGTGAGCAGTTCGGACGATCCGGTGGTGGTGGGTTATACCACATCGAGCGATTTTCCGATTACGACCAACGCGCTGCAAACCGCACTGAACAACATCACCAATACCGCCACGGCGGCTGAGGACGCGTTCATCTGCCAGTTGGAGGCGGACACGGGTGCAGTCCAGTACGCGACTTATCTGGGGGGTGCGGGCAATGACGAAGCCTTTCGGCTGGCTTTGGATTCATCCAACCGGGTTTATGTTGTCGGGCAGACGTGGTCGCATGACTTCCCGCGCACGAGCACCAATTTCCCGTCAGCGGTGCTGGACAAAAATTCGAGCTTGGCGGATGCGTTTGTGACCCGGTTCGCGTTGGGCGCGACCAACTGGGATTATTCCGTGGTGTTTGGCGGTGCTGGCGCCGAAGTGGCTTGGGGCATCGCGGTGGATGCCATGGGCCGGGCCTCCGTGGCGGGCGAAACGAGTTCCAGTGATTTTCCAACCAACCAAACCGCCGTTGTGGATATTGACGGCTACAAGGTGGGGGGAGTGGACGCTTTCATCGCCCAACTGAACGCGGCGGGGGATGATTTCATTTATTCGGGTTATATTGGCAGTCTCAGTGATGACCTGGCGCGCGGTGCGGCGGTGGACCGTGCGGGCAATGTTTACTACTGCGGCGAAACCGCCGGTGGCGGGAACAAGAATGGATTCATCGTCAAGGTGCTGGCCGATGAGTTGCCCGAACTGAGCGCAAACTTGAGCCAGACCAATTTCGACCTGACTTGGAGCGGTTTATTTCCTGAGCTAAGGGTGCAAACCACCACCGACCTGGCCAGCAGCAACAGTTGGGTGAATCTGGGCCAGACCGCGACGTTGACCAACTTCCAAAGTCAGATAAGCGTGCCGGCCACCAATCCGGCGCAATACTTTCGACTGCGCCGCTAA
- the dnaB gene encoding replicative DNA helicase → MIDSFSDTPQPAGDFKKSRRRRALPKETARLDRLPPHADSAEQGVLGCALLDPNTCLPLCVEKLQVGPKAFYDLRHQTIYETLLEMFDRRETIDLITVQQRLKDRGSLDQIGGIAYLNELQDAVPSTANLGHYTEIVEEKFLLRGLIQVCTETVGKIHEHDGELNALLDEVERDILRVGQNRAGGATKPMQQLVTKAIDNVETFFQRQGQLVGLATGFPDLDRMTDGLHGGEMVVIAARPSMGKTSLAMNIAAHIAIQQKFPVGVFSLEMTAESLVLRMLCSNARVNLRNIREGFMSESDFAEIARAAGEMSQAPLHIDDTPGLSVFQLRTRARRMWQQHGIKLFVIDYLQLLNSTSRRAQDNRQQEIAEISSGIKALAKELNVPVIVLAQLNRDVEKDKSRKPRMSDLRESGSIEQDADLVGLLYKPNSEDDEAVRTEESFDGIPVNLLIAKQRNGPTGDVPLTFLKQYTRFESAAKVSEEDLPE, encoded by the coding sequence ATGATTGATTCATTCTCCGACACCCCTCAACCTGCGGGAGATTTCAAGAAGTCACGACGGCGCCGCGCTTTACCAAAGGAAACCGCGCGGTTGGATCGTCTGCCGCCTCATGCCGACAGCGCCGAACAAGGCGTTCTCGGTTGCGCGTTGCTGGACCCGAACACCTGTCTGCCACTTTGCGTCGAGAAACTTCAAGTCGGCCCCAAGGCCTTCTACGACCTGCGCCATCAAACGATCTATGAAACACTGTTGGAAATGTTCGACCGGCGCGAGACGATTGACCTCATCACGGTGCAGCAACGGCTGAAAGATCGCGGTTCGCTGGATCAGATTGGTGGGATTGCCTATCTCAATGAGCTGCAAGATGCCGTTCCGTCCACGGCCAATCTGGGGCATTACACCGAGATCGTGGAGGAAAAATTCCTGCTCCGCGGGCTGATTCAGGTCTGCACTGAAACCGTGGGAAAAATCCACGAGCATGACGGGGAGTTGAACGCGCTGCTGGATGAAGTGGAACGCGATATTCTGCGCGTCGGCCAGAATCGCGCCGGCGGCGCCACCAAACCCATGCAGCAACTCGTCACCAAGGCCATTGATAACGTGGAGACTTTTTTTCAACGCCAGGGCCAACTGGTGGGGTTGGCCACCGGCTTTCCCGATTTGGACCGGATGACCGATGGATTGCACGGCGGTGAAATGGTGGTGATCGCGGCGCGACCGAGCATGGGGAAAACCAGTCTCGCCATGAATATCGCCGCGCATATCGCCATCCAGCAGAAGTTTCCGGTGGGCGTCTTCAGTCTGGAAATGACGGCTGAATCCCTGGTGCTGCGCATGTTGTGCTCCAATGCGCGGGTGAACTTGCGCAACATCCGGGAGGGGTTCATGAGCGAATCGGATTTTGCCGAGATTGCGCGCGCGGCGGGGGAGATGTCCCAGGCCCCGTTGCACATTGATGACACCCCGGGACTCTCGGTATTTCAGTTGCGCACCCGGGCCCGCCGGATGTGGCAACAGCATGGCATCAAGCTTTTTGTGATTGATTATCTGCAGTTGCTTAATTCTACTTCGCGCCGGGCACAGGATAATCGGCAGCAGGAAATTGCCGAAATTTCCAGCGGCATCAAAGCGCTGGCCAAGGAATTGAATGTGCCGGTGATTGTGCTCGCGCAGTTGAATCGGGATGTGGAAAAGGACAAGTCCCGGAAGCCGCGCATGTCCGATCTACGCGAGTCGGGCAGCATCGAGCAGGACGCGGATCTTGTCGGCCTGCTCTACAAGCCCAACAGCGAGGATGACGAGGCGGTGCGGACGGAAGAGAGTTTTGATGGCATTCCGGTCAATTTGTTGATTGCCAAGCAACGCAATGGACCAACCGGCGACGTGCCTTTGACGTTTTTGAAACAGTACACGCGATTTGAAAGCGCAGCGAAAGTTAGCGAAGAGGATCTACCTGAATAA
- a CDS encoding OmpH family outer membrane protein, protein MNKLFRVVLVSGILSLIGAQAVVAQGRMATVNLVEVFDNYWKTKQAKLALADSKNDVKKEIESMQDAHRKLVQGYQKAVTDANDQAVSNEERERRKKALEPKLKEVRDSEETLKQVVGSREAELKVKTDRMMEDVIKDIKTVIATKAKTAGYSFVLDSSARSVSSAEVFLFNAGDFDLTKPVIDELNVTAPPDAQR, encoded by the coding sequence ATGAATAAACTGTTTCGAGTTGTTCTGGTGAGCGGAATCCTGAGCCTGATCGGCGCCCAAGCGGTCGTCGCGCAAGGGCGGATGGCCACCGTGAATTTGGTCGAAGTGTTCGACAACTACTGGAAGACCAAACAAGCCAAGCTGGCGTTGGCTGACAGTAAGAACGACGTCAAAAAGGAAATTGAGTCCATGCAGGACGCTCACCGAAAATTGGTGCAGGGATACCAGAAAGCCGTCACGGATGCGAACGATCAAGCCGTCTCGAACGAGGAGCGGGAGCGGCGCAAAAAAGCGCTGGAACCGAAATTGAAGGAAGTCCGTGACAGCGAGGAAACGCTGAAACAGGTGGTTGGCAGTCGCGAGGCGGAGTTGAAGGTGAAGACCGATCGCATGATGGAAGACGTCATCAAAGACATCAAAACCGTCATCGCGACCAAGGCCAAAACCGCCGGTTATTCTTTTGTGCTGGATAGTTCGGCGCGCTCGGTTTCCTCGGCGGAAGTGTTTCTGTTTAACGCGGGCGACTTCGATCTCACCAAACCGGTGATTGATGAACTCAACGTCACGGCACCGCCGGACGCCCAGCGGTAA
- the bamA gene encoding outer membrane protein assembly factor BamA, translated as MIHATAQDAADLPKISRIDIKFAGPANISEAIIRANLRSRVGEPYRPITVDDDIRNLYKTDLIYDVRVTREKAEDGGVIITYVVQANPRLAEIKLVGNAKLKDAAIRKKITSKIGEALDERKLFTDSRAVQELYQKKGYPQTDVKYVLDIDEASGRGTATFEIKESPKIKISDVEFVGAEKFSQSKLRKVLKGTRRHWLFSWITRNGFFRDEKFDDDKELLKDFYRGEGYLDFDLQSVEFVSVKTNSMTLRLHVFEGRQYRLGSVTFAGTTMLPTNAISPDFHAGRAPKDAAEFRNWGEANALHQDFKMKPGDVFTFKGMGQDAQAIENFYDARGHIDVARGGNLKTRRVPNVETGTMDLQYQIEEGQKSYVEKIIIRGNTKTKDKVIRRELAISPGETFDMTRVRLSQQRLQNLEYFSKVDARPEDTDVPNRKNLLVSVEEQRTGKLTFGAGFSSIDSFVAFTEVTQGNFDLFHPPTFTGGGQKFRLQLQAGTRRQDYVLSLTEPWFLNRRLQFGTELYYRRADYQSLDNLYDEVRGGLRLSLSKALPRPLLLDEIFGPGDLIGGVYYNVENTGILLENGIHDDRLVTVPGQPWPIQDGHNAPYAIVREGGYSVLTRVGASLAYDTRNAVRLPNGGQRTELRAEVTTSALGGEKDFYKLELQSMWFFPGLAKGHVLEVGARSGVTDGFRGDSVPFYERYYLGGLYSLRGFRYRAISPREFNAQTGSYFNEPIGGNSFWFGSVEYSVPLIDTESGAGVRLAAFYDIGSVGANAYSFNAGDYSDNWGFGIRLNIPQLGPLRLDYGIPIHHDSFSNGRGRIQFGVGWQRPF; from the coding sequence ATGATTCACGCAACGGCCCAGGACGCGGCGGATTTACCCAAGATTTCCCGCATTGATATCAAGTTCGCCGGGCCGGCCAACATCAGCGAAGCCATTATCCGCGCCAACCTTCGTTCGCGCGTTGGCGAGCCTTATCGTCCCATCACCGTGGACGACGACATCCGGAATCTTTACAAGACCGATTTAATTTACGACGTCCGCGTGACGCGGGAGAAAGCCGAGGACGGTGGCGTAATCATCACTTACGTGGTGCAGGCCAACCCACGGCTGGCAGAAATCAAACTGGTCGGAAATGCCAAACTGAAAGATGCGGCCATCCGAAAGAAAATCACCTCGAAGATCGGCGAAGCGCTGGACGAACGAAAATTGTTCACGGATTCGCGCGCCGTTCAGGAGCTGTACCAGAAAAAAGGCTATCCGCAGACCGACGTCAAATACGTGCTGGATATTGACGAGGCTTCCGGTCGCGGCACCGCCACCTTCGAAATCAAGGAGAGTCCGAAAATCAAAATCAGCGACGTGGAGTTCGTCGGTGCGGAAAAGTTCTCGCAGTCGAAGCTGCGGAAAGTTCTGAAGGGCACGCGGCGACATTGGCTGTTCTCCTGGATCACCCGGAATGGCTTCTTTCGGGATGAAAAATTCGACGACGACAAAGAGCTGTTGAAAGATTTCTATCGGGGTGAGGGCTATCTCGATTTTGATCTGCAGAGCGTTGAATTTGTCAGCGTAAAAACCAACAGCATGACGTTGCGGCTCCACGTTTTCGAGGGTCGCCAATATCGGCTAGGCTCGGTGACTTTTGCCGGCACGACCATGTTGCCGACCAATGCGATCAGTCCGGATTTTCACGCCGGGCGCGCGCCCAAAGACGCCGCCGAATTCCGCAACTGGGGCGAGGCAAACGCCCTGCATCAGGACTTCAAAATGAAGCCCGGAGACGTGTTCACCTTCAAAGGCATGGGGCAGGATGCGCAGGCGATTGAAAATTTCTACGATGCGCGCGGTCACATAGACGTCGCTCGGGGAGGCAATCTAAAAACGCGTCGCGTTCCCAATGTCGAAACCGGCACGATGGATTTGCAGTATCAGATCGAGGAAGGTCAAAAATCCTACGTGGAAAAAATCATCATCCGTGGGAACACAAAAACCAAGGACAAGGTGATCCGGCGGGAACTCGCGATTTCGCCCGGGGAAACCTTCGATATGACGCGCGTGCGCCTCAGTCAGCAGCGGCTGCAAAACCTCGAGTACTTCAGCAAAGTGGATGCGCGACCGGAAGACACCGACGTGCCCAATCGGAAAAACCTTTTGGTCAGCGTGGAAGAGCAGCGCACCGGCAAACTGACGTTCGGCGCGGGATTCAGTTCCATTGATTCCTTTGTCGCCTTCACCGAAGTGACGCAGGGTAACTTTGATCTGTTCCATCCGCCGACCTTCACCGGCGGCGGCCAGAAATTCCGGCTGCAATTGCAAGCGGGCACGCGCCGCCAGGACTACGTGTTGTCGCTGACCGAACCGTGGTTTTTGAATCGTCGGCTGCAATTCGGCACCGAGCTGTATTATCGGCGCGCTGATTATCAAAGTCTCGACAACCTCTACGACGAAGTGCGCGGCGGCTTGCGGTTGAGTTTGAGCAAAGCCCTGCCGCGGCCTCTGTTGCTGGATGAAATTTTCGGTCCGGGCGATTTGATCGGCGGCGTTTATTACAACGTCGAGAACACCGGCATTCTCCTGGAGAACGGGATTCACGATGATCGCCTCGTGACGGTACCGGGACAACCGTGGCCGATTCAGGACGGACACAACGCGCCTTACGCCATCGTGCGCGAGGGAGGTTATTCGGTGCTGACGCGCGTGGGCGCGAGCCTGGCGTATGATACGCGCAATGCCGTGCGTTTGCCCAATGGCGGCCAACGCACCGAATTGCGCGCGGAAGTCACCACGAGCGCACTGGGAGGCGAAAAAGATTTCTATAAACTGGAATTGCAATCCATGTGGTTTTTTCCCGGCCTGGCCAAAGGTCACGTATTGGAGGTCGGCGCTCGAAGCGGGGTGACGGATGGATTCCGTGGCGATAGCGTTCCGTTTTACGAACGCTATTACCTGGGCGGTCTCTATTCGCTGCGCGGTTTCCGGTATCGGGCGATCAGCCCGCGCGAATTCAACGCGCAGACGGGGAGCTACTTCAACGAGCCGATCGGTGGCAACTCGTTCTGGTTCGGTTCGGTGGAATACAGCGTTCCATTGATTGATACGGAAAGCGGCGCCGGGGTTCGACTGGCGGCGTTTTACGACATCGGCAGTGTGGGGGCGAACGCGTACAGCTTTAATGCGGGCGATTATAGCGACAACTGGGGTTTCGGCATCCGGCTGAACATTCCGCAACTTGGTCCGCTGCGCCTCGACTACGGCATACCGATTCATCACGATTCATTCAGTAATGGCCGCGGGCGAATCCAATTCGGCGTCGGCTGGCAACGTCCTTTCTAA